From a single Streptomyces liliifuscus genomic region:
- a CDS encoding helix-turn-helix domain-containing protein — protein MAAGERPLNEVQFLTVAEVASVMRVSKMTVYRLVHSGHLPAIRVGRSFRVPEQAVHEYLRESYVGVETA, from the coding sequence ATGGCTGCTGGCGAGAGGCCTCTGAACGAGGTTCAGTTCCTTACCGTGGCGGAAGTCGCCTCGGTGATGCGAGTGTCGAAGATGACCGTGTACCGCTTGGTGCACAGCGGTCATCTGCCCGCGATCCGGGTCGGGAGGTCATTCCGCGTCCCGGAGCAAGCGGTTCACGAGTACCTTCGCGAGTCCTACGTGGGGGTGGAGACAGCCTGA
- a CDS encoding acetoin utilization protein AcuC: MSGRAQLMWDEAVTGYDFGPDHPMDPVRLALTRRLVDAFGLDREVEVVSAKPAGDSTLRLVHREDYIEAVKAASVDPRGADGAYGLGTMDDPAFAGMHEVSALIAGQSVGAAEAVWRGEALHAVNFAGGLHHAMPGGASGFCIYNDASLAIARLLELGAERVVYVDVDVHHGDGVQAAFWEDPRVLTVSLHEHPRTLFPQTGWPEETGAASAEGSAVNVALPAGTGDAGWLRAFHSVVPELVADFRPQVLVTQHGADTHFEDPLAHLAVSLDAQRAVQVACHELAHEYAEGRWVALGGGGYAVVDVVPRSWTHLVAVAAGREIAPETVVPEGWRQEVFARTRQLAPARMTDGRWPVSWKGWESGYDPADRLDQAVLAARRAVFPLRGLLA; this comes from the coding sequence ATGAGCGGCCGCGCACAGCTGATGTGGGACGAGGCAGTAACGGGCTATGACTTCGGCCCGGATCACCCGATGGATCCGGTCCGGTTGGCGCTGACCCGGCGACTGGTCGATGCCTTCGGGCTCGACCGGGAGGTCGAGGTGGTCTCGGCCAAGCCGGCCGGGGACTCGACCCTGCGGCTTGTGCACCGGGAGGACTACATCGAGGCGGTCAAGGCCGCCTCTGTGGATCCGAGGGGTGCGGACGGGGCGTACGGGCTGGGGACCATGGACGATCCCGCGTTCGCCGGGATGCACGAGGTGTCCGCGCTGATCGCCGGGCAGTCGGTGGGGGCCGCCGAGGCCGTGTGGCGGGGTGAGGCGCTGCACGCGGTGAACTTCGCGGGTGGGCTTCATCATGCGATGCCCGGCGGTGCGTCGGGGTTCTGTATCTACAACGACGCTTCCTTGGCCATTGCCCGGTTGCTGGAGCTCGGGGCCGAGCGGGTCGTGTACGTGGATGTGGACGTGCATCACGGGGACGGGGTGCAGGCCGCGTTCTGGGAGGATCCGCGGGTGCTGACCGTGTCCTTGCACGAGCATCCTCGGACCCTGTTTCCGCAGACCGGGTGGCCGGAGGAGACCGGGGCCGCGTCCGCGGAGGGGTCCGCGGTGAACGTGGCGTTGCCCGCCGGGACCGGGGACGCGGGGTGGTTGCGGGCCTTTCACTCCGTCGTGCCGGAGTTGGTCGCGGACTTTCGGCCGCAGGTGCTGGTGACTCAGCACGGGGCCGATACGCACTTCGAGGATCCGCTCGCTCATCTTGCCGTGTCGTTGGATGCGCAGCGGGCTGTGCAGGTGGCCTGCCATGAGCTGGCGCACGAGTACGCCGAGGGGCGGTGGGTCGCTCTTGGTGGGGGCGGGTATGCCGTGGTGGATGTGGTGCCTCGGTCGTGGACGCATCTGGTGGCTGTTGCTGCGGGGCGGGAGATTGCGCCGGAGACGGTGGTTCCTGAGGGGTGGCGGCAGGAGGTTTTTGCTCGTACGCGGCAACTGGCGCCTGCTCGGATGACTGATGGGCGGTGGCCTGTGTCGTGGAAGGGGTGGGAGTCGGGGTATGACCCCGCCGATCGTCTTGACCAGGCTGTGCTTGCTGCGCGGCGGGCTGTGTTTCCGTTGCGGGGGTTGTTGGCGTAG
- a CDS encoding lysophospholipid acyltransferase family protein, which yields MADAKVIPFDDDRSRGSAVQRPPRRRGAGSRRKGEPVVVREVQPLPARTIQQDDVPVTREEPAAVEKPQENGWDRRIAGGLAFLRRRLTGEYEVDDFGYDQELTDQVLMSMLRPLYEKYFRVEVKGIENIPSEGGALIVANHSGTLPLDGLMMQVAVHDNHPGGRHLRLLAADLVFMLPVVNELARKAGHTLACAEDAERLLERGELVGVMPEGFKGIGKPFSERYKLQRFGRGGFVSTALRQGTPIIPCSIVGAEEIYPMIGNSKTLARLLGFPYFPITPTFPWLGPLGGVPLPTKWTIQFGEPIPTDGYPPEAAEDPMLMFNLTDQVREQIQHTLYKLLVQRRSVFF from the coding sequence ATGGCGGACGCCAAGGTCATTCCGTTCGACGACGACCGGTCCCGCGGGAGTGCCGTACAGCGGCCGCCGCGGCGTCGGGGTGCGGGGAGCAGGCGCAAGGGCGAGCCCGTGGTGGTTCGTGAGGTCCAGCCCCTGCCCGCACGAACGATTCAGCAGGATGATGTTCCCGTGACGCGTGAGGAACCGGCTGCTGTGGAGAAGCCGCAGGAGAATGGCTGGGACCGGCGCATCGCCGGCGGTCTGGCCTTCCTGCGGCGGCGACTGACGGGTGAGTACGAGGTCGACGACTTCGGTTACGACCAGGAGCTCACCGACCAGGTCCTGATGTCCATGCTGCGGCCCCTCTACGAGAAGTACTTCCGCGTCGAGGTGAAGGGCATCGAGAACATCCCGTCGGAGGGCGGGGCGCTGATCGTCGCCAACCACTCCGGGACGCTGCCGCTGGACGGCCTGATGATGCAGGTCGCCGTCCACGACAACCACCCCGGCGGCCGTCATCTGCGGCTGCTCGCGGCCGACCTGGTCTTCATGCTGCCGGTGGTCAACGAGCTTGCCCGCAAGGCCGGTCACACCCTCGCCTGCGCGGAGGACGCCGAACGGCTCCTGGAGCGCGGCGAACTCGTGGGTGTGATGCCGGAGGGCTTCAAGGGCATCGGCAAGCCGTTCAGCGAGCGCTACAAGCTCCAGCGCTTCGGCCGGGGCGGTTTCGTCTCGACCGCGCTGCGCCAGGGCACGCCGATCATCCCGTGCTCCATCGTGGGCGCGGAGGAGATCTACCCGATGATCGGCAACTCCAAGACGCTGGCCCGTCTCCTCGGCTTCCCGTACTTCCCGATCACGCCCACCTTCCCGTGGCTGGGCCCGCTCGGCGGGGTTCCGCTCCCGACGAAGTGGACGATCCAGTTCGGCGAACCGATCCCGACCGACGGCTACCCGCCGGAGGCGGCGGAGGACCCGATGCTGATGTTCAACCTGACGGACCAGGTCAGGGAACAGATCCAGCACACGCTGTACAAGCTTCTGGTGCAGCGGCGGTCGGTGTTCTTCTGA
- a CDS encoding NAD-dependent epimerase/dehydratase family protein, with translation MGKVVLVTGVARQLGGRFVRRIQRDPEVDRVVAVDAVPPEHHLGGADFVRADIRQPAIARVLAEHSVDTVVHLDVTATPLGGGSRTTVKETNVIGTMQLLGACQKSPTVKRLVVKSSTNVYGSAPRDPAVFTETTPPKSLPSGGFAKDTVEVEGYVRGFARRRPDVAVCVLRFANILGPSADSPLAAYFSLPVLPTVLGYDPRLQFVHEDDVIEVLRIASHEPRRGTLNSGTFNIAGDGVLLLSQCARRLGRPTVPVLMPAVSWVGSALRTLGMTDFSPEQLRLLTHGRVVATRQMRETLGYGPRYTTAETFADFARSRGPGLLPPEALAGAVDRIAALPVLGGGHLPTQSAN, from the coding sequence TTGGGGAAGGTCGTGCTCGTGACCGGAGTGGCCCGTCAGCTTGGGGGCCGGTTCGTACGACGGATTCAGCGTGACCCCGAGGTGGACCGGGTGGTCGCCGTGGACGCGGTCCCGCCGGAGCATCACCTGGGCGGCGCCGACTTCGTACGGGCCGACATAAGGCAGCCCGCCATCGCCAGGGTGCTCGCGGAGCACTCCGTGGACACGGTCGTGCACCTGGACGTGACGGCCACCCCGCTCGGCGGCGGCAGCCGGACCACGGTCAAGGAGACCAACGTCATCGGCACCATGCAGCTGCTGGGTGCCTGCCAGAAGTCGCCGACGGTCAAGCGGCTCGTCGTGAAGTCCAGTACCAACGTGTACGGGTCTGCCCCGCGCGATCCGGCCGTCTTCACCGAGACCACCCCGCCCAAGTCACTGCCCAGCGGCGGCTTCGCGAAGGACACGGTCGAGGTCGAGGGGTATGTGCGGGGGTTCGCGCGGCGGCGGCCCGACGTCGCCGTGTGTGTGCTGCGGTTCGCGAACATCCTCGGGCCGAGCGCGGACTCGCCGCTCGCCGCGTACTTCTCGCTGCCCGTGCTGCCGACCGTGCTCGGCTACGACCCGCGGCTGCAGTTCGTGCACGAGGACGACGTGATCGAGGTGCTGCGGATCGCCTCGCACGAACCCCGGCGCGGCACGCTCAACAGCGGCACGTTCAACATCGCCGGCGACGGTGTCCTGCTGCTCTCGCAGTGCGCGCGGCGGCTCGGCCGGCCCACGGTTCCCGTGCTGATGCCCGCGGTGAGCTGGGTGGGCTCGGCGCTGCGTACGCTGGGCATGACGGACTTCTCGCCCGAGCAGCTGCGGCTGCTCACCCACGGCCGGGTCGTGGCGACCCGGCAGATGCGCGAGACGCTCGGCTACGGTCCCAGGTACACGACCGCGGAGACCTTCGCGGACTTCGCACGCAGCCGAGGGCCCGGACTCCTGCCCCCCGAGGCCCTTGCGGGGGCCGTCGACCGGATCGCGGCACTGCCTGTACTCGGCGGTGGCCACCTCCCGACGCAGAGCGCCAACTGA
- a CDS encoding redox-sensing transcriptional repressor Rex encodes MATGRTHRPATRSRGIPEATVARLPLYLRALTALSERSVPTVSSEELAAAAGVNSAKLRKDFSYLGSYGTRGVGYDVEYLVYQISRELGLTQDWPVVIVGIGNLGAALANYGGFASRGFRVAALIDADPEMAGKPVAGIPVQHTDELEKIIDDNGVSIGVIATPAGAAQQVCDRLVAAGVTSILNFAPTVLTVPDGVDVRKVDLSIELQILAFHEQRKAGEEAEAQAGAAMEAEAEAAAAAKEAGKGPDGDVPAVMPA; translated from the coding sequence GTGGCAACTGGCCGAACTCACCGACCGGCGACCCGCAGCCGAGGGATTCCCGAGGCCACCGTCGCCAGGCTTCCGCTGTACCTCCGAGCCCTCACCGCTCTGTCGGAGCGCTCGGTACCCACGGTCTCCTCCGAGGAGCTCGCGGCCGCGGCGGGGGTCAACTCCGCCAAGCTGCGCAAGGACTTCTCGTACCTCGGGTCGTACGGGACGCGCGGTGTGGGCTACGACGTCGAGTACCTCGTCTACCAGATCTCGCGTGAGCTCGGCCTCACCCAGGACTGGCCGGTCGTGATCGTCGGTATCGGTAACCTCGGCGCGGCGCTGGCCAACTACGGCGGATTCGCCTCGCGCGGGTTCCGGGTCGCGGCGCTGATCGACGCCGATCCCGAGATGGCGGGCAAGCCCGTCGCCGGGATCCCCGTGCAGCACACGGACGAGCTGGAAAAGATCATCGACGACAACGGTGTGTCGATCGGTGTCATCGCGACCCCCGCCGGCGCGGCCCAGCAGGTCTGTGACCGGCTCGTCGCCGCCGGTGTCACCTCCATCCTGAACTTCGCGCCGACCGTGCTGACCGTCCCGGACGGTGTCGACGTACGCAAGGTCGATCTCTCCATCGAGCTGCAGATCCTCGCCTTCCACGAGCAGCGCAAGGCCGGCGAGGAGGCCGAGGCGCAGGCCGGGGCCGCCATGGAGGCGGAGGCCGAGGCGGCCGCCGCGGCCAAGGAGGCCGGGAAAGGGCCCGACGGGGATGTCCCCGCCGTGATGCCGGCATGA
- a CDS encoding HAD family hydrolase — MRYDLVIFDNDGVLVDSEPISNTLLAAYLTELGHPTSYEESLRDYMGAAMHRVHDLVEERTGERLPADFDDVFHARVFAAFERELEPVAGAVEVLEKLAADRVPYCVASSGSHERIRVGHRKTGLDRWFDDGRIFSSQDVGRGKPAPDLFLHAAERMGVPPEKCLVVEDSPLGVRAAVAAGMDVYGFTAMTPAERLAGADRLFGDMGELIGLLQS; from the coding sequence ATGCGCTACGACCTGGTGATCTTCGACAACGACGGCGTCCTCGTGGACAGTGAGCCGATCTCCAACACGCTGCTGGCCGCCTATCTCACCGAGCTGGGGCACCCCACCTCGTACGAGGAGTCCCTGCGCGACTACATGGGCGCCGCCATGCATCGTGTACACGACTTGGTCGAGGAGCGGACCGGGGAGCGGCTGCCCGCCGACTTCGACGATGTCTTTCATGCGCGGGTGTTCGCCGCGTTCGAGCGGGAGTTGGAGCCGGTGGCGGGGGCCGTGGAGGTCCTGGAGAAGCTGGCCGCGGACAGGGTTCCGTACTGTGTGGCGTCGTCGGGGAGTCATGAGCGGATCCGGGTCGGGCACCGGAAGACCGGTCTTGACCGGTGGTTCGACGACGGGCGGATCTTCAGTTCGCAGGACGTGGGGCGGGGGAAGCCGGCGCCGGATCTGTTCCTTCACGCCGCCGAGCGCATGGGAGTGCCGCCGGAGAAGTGCCTTGTCGTCGAGGACAGTCCGCTCGGGGTGCGGGCGGCCGTCGCGGCCGGGATGGATGTGTACGGGTTCACGGCGATGACGCCGGCCGAGCGGTTGGCGGGGGCGGACCGGCTCTTCGGGGACATGGGCGAGCTGATCGGCCTGCTGCAGAGCTGA
- a CDS encoding 30S ribosomal protein bS22, translated as MGSVIKKRRKRMAKKKHRKLLKRTRVQRRNKK; from the coding sequence GTGGGCTCTGTTATCAAGAAGCGGCGCAAGCGGATGGCGAAGAAGAAGCACCGCAAGCTGCTCAAGCGCACTCGCGTTCAGCGTCGCAACAAGAAGTAA
- a CDS encoding phosphatase translates to MLSSGALRAHLLAARLAGTVATSREASLRSYRLFAARDPRVTIGLDPEWTWEQPDLIALMADKCGVSPDPRHTSGPDVIDPERTLAALDAFAVRLAEAARNRSPVLLGTGHPHRLIGFYAALADALSAAGCTVLTPAHGHSVDITTRFGLRTYNLDYVRGVALVREPGAWDPGRETGAHTHSPLPVRTALAAAAEAGGPLPELVVGDHGWVCGAGQLGFEAIGLGDTDDPALFVGEAEGRVSVVVPLDDAVRSDYYRPLTRYVLNRACLSQ, encoded by the coding sequence GTGTTGAGTAGTGGAGCGTTGCGGGCGCATTTGCTGGCGGCGAGGCTGGCGGGGACGGTGGCCACCTCGCGGGAGGCGAGTCTCAGGAGCTATCGGTTGTTCGCCGCGCGGGATCCGCGGGTGACGATCGGGCTTGACCCCGAATGGACATGGGAACAACCGGATCTGATCGCTTTGATGGCGGACAAGTGTGGAGTGTCTCCCGATCCGCGGCACACATCTGGCCCTGATGTGATCGATCCTGAGCGAACCCTGGCGGCTCTTGACGCCTTCGCCGTCCGGCTTGCGGAAGCCGCGCGGAACCGTTCCCCGGTGCTGCTCGGCACCGGACACCCGCACCGGCTGATCGGTTTCTACGCCGCGTTGGCGGACGCTCTGTCGGCGGCGGGGTGTACCGTCCTCACCCCCGCGCATGGTCACTCTGTCGACATAACGACCCGGTTCGGTCTACGCACGTACAACCTTGACTACGTACGAGGAGTCGCGCTGGTGCGCGAACCCGGGGCGTGGGACCCCGGTCGCGAGACCGGCGCGCACACGCACTCTCCCCTCCCGGTTCGTACCGCTCTGGCCGCCGCGGCGGAGGCCGGCGGGCCGCTCCCGGAGCTCGTGGTGGGAGACCACGGCTGGGTCTGCGGAGCAGGTCAGCTGGGGTTCGAGGCCATCGGCCTGGGTGACACCGACGATCCCGCGCTGTTCGTCGGAGAGGCAGAGGGGCGGGTGTCCGTCGTCGTTCCACTTGATGACGCTGTGCGGTCTGATTACTACCGACCGCTTACTCGCTATGTACTCAATCGAGCGTGTCTGTCACAGTAG
- a CDS encoding MFS transporter, whose product MTDVLRRGRASLAFSFFAQGVAFALLVTRIPAIQDRYGISDALLPAFLAAVPILAGVGSVCTEHLVKRVPASHVLRWSQPVVLLALLGVGAGDGLWAIGLSLAAFGLAVGSLDASMNMLGVSLQHRYGRSIMLGFHAAFSLGGIVGASLAWVGAHWDLALFVSYLPVVVVLLPAAFVGSRWYVDGSGPEAEAKAQGADGSGGVGFKLLLPLCLVMAVAYIGDSTVSNWSAKYLQDVLGSSEQLATVPYNVYMVTTLIGRAVGDFGVRRFGAVMVVRAGAVVAAVGFAVVAGAPGAWVGMLGFTLLGFGLCVIVPQTFAAAGRLFPGAADAAVARLNIFNYVGFLIGSPLVGALGDAWSYRGAMLVPMVLVLVTLVYAKSFASEPSRYGDGHERPRTADVGRGSNGL is encoded by the coding sequence ATGACAGATGTGCTGCGGCGTGGCCGGGCTTCATTGGCATTCAGCTTCTTCGCCCAGGGCGTTGCCTTCGCGCTGCTCGTGACACGAATACCCGCGATCCAGGACCGGTACGGGATATCCGACGCCCTGCTGCCCGCCTTCCTCGCGGCCGTGCCGATCCTCGCCGGGGTCGGCAGTGTCTGCACCGAGCACTTGGTGAAGAGGGTGCCGGCCAGTCACGTACTGCGTTGGTCGCAGCCGGTCGTGCTGCTGGCGCTGCTCGGGGTGGGGGCCGGTGACGGGCTGTGGGCGATCGGGCTGTCGCTCGCCGCCTTCGGGCTGGCCGTCGGATCGCTCGACGCCTCCATGAACATGCTCGGGGTGAGCCTTCAGCACAGGTACGGGCGCAGCATCATGCTCGGGTTCCACGCGGCGTTCAGCCTGGGCGGGATCGTCGGAGCGTCGCTCGCGTGGGTGGGGGCGCACTGGGACCTGGCGTTGTTCGTGTCGTATCTGCCGGTCGTCGTGGTGCTGTTGCCCGCGGCGTTCGTGGGGAGCCGGTGGTACGTCGACGGGAGCGGGCCCGAGGCCGAGGCGAAGGCGCAGGGCGCGGACGGGAGTGGTGGCGTCGGGTTCAAGTTGCTGCTGCCACTGTGTCTGGTGATGGCCGTCGCGTACATCGGGGATTCGACCGTCTCCAACTGGAGTGCCAAGTATCTGCAGGACGTGCTCGGCAGTTCGGAGCAGCTGGCGACCGTTCCGTACAACGTCTATATGGTCACCACGCTCATCGGGCGAGCTGTCGGGGACTTCGGGGTGCGGCGGTTCGGGGCCGTGATGGTGGTACGGGCCGGTGCGGTGGTCGCGGCGGTGGGGTTCGCGGTGGTGGCGGGGGCGCCGGGGGCCTGGGTCGGGATGCTCGGCTTCACGTTGCTGGGGTTCGGGTTGTGCGTGATCGTGCCGCAGACCTTCGCGGCCGCCGGACGGCTGTTCCCGGGAGCTGCGGATGCGGCCGTCGCCCGACTGAATATCTTCAACTATGTGGGCTTCTTGATCGGTTCGCCCTTGGTGGGAGCTCTGGGTGATGCGTGGAGTTATCGGGGGGCCATGCTCGTGCCGATGGTGTTGGTGCTGGTGACGTTGGTGTACGCCAAGTCGTTCGCTTCTGAACCTTCCCGATACGGTGACGGGCATGAGCGGCCGCGCACAGCTGATGTGGGACGAGGCAGTAACGGGCTATGA
- a CDS encoding ECF subfamily RNA polymerase sigma factor, BldN family — MYPHVGVDASGLATLRATVLDRLRGFVPTAYAVPALAVSAAPVGPCYALADGSAAVGRRGRSSASATTARRPAADSDSARMMDLVERAQAGEAEAFGRLYDQYSDTVYRYIYYRVGGKATAEDLTSETFLRALRRIGTFTWQGRDFGAWLVTIARNLVADHFKSSRFRLEVTTGEMLDANEVERSPEDSVLESLSNAALLDAVRRLNPQQQECVTLRFLQGLSVAETARVMGKNEGAIKTLQYRAVRTLARLLPEDAR, encoded by the coding sequence GTGTACCCACACGTCGGGGTTGACGCCTCGGGCCTGGCTACGCTGCGCGCAACGGTCCTCGACCGCCTGCGCGGCTTCGTCCCCACCGCGTACGCCGTCCCCGCCCTCGCTGTCTCCGCCGCGCCCGTCGGCCCGTGCTACGCACTGGCCGACGGCAGCGCGGCGGTGGGCAGACGAGGTCGTTCGAGCGCGTCGGCCACCACCGCACGCCGCCCGGCCGCAGACAGTGACAGCGCCCGGATGATGGACCTCGTGGAGCGCGCACAGGCCGGTGAGGCCGAGGCCTTCGGCCGGCTCTACGACCAGTACAGCGACACTGTGTACCGCTATATCTATTACCGCGTCGGCGGGAAGGCGACCGCGGAAGACCTCACAAGCGAGACGTTCCTGCGCGCCCTGCGCCGCATCGGCACGTTCACCTGGCAGGGCCGTGACTTCGGCGCCTGGCTCGTCACCATCGCCCGCAACCTCGTCGCGGACCACTTCAAGTCGAGCCGCTTCCGGCTCGAAGTGACCACCGGCGAGATGCTCGACGCCAACGAGGTCGAGCGCTCCCCCGAGGACTCCGTCCTGGAGTCCCTCTCGAACGCGGCGCTGCTGGATGCCGTCCGCCGCCTCAACCCGCAGCAGCAGGAGTGCGTGACCCTGCGCTTCCTCCAGGGCCTCTCGGTCGCCGAGACCGCCCGTGTGATGGGCAAGAACGAGGGCGCGATCAAGACCCTCCAGTACCGGGCGGTGCGCACACTGGCCCGGCTCCTCCCGGAAGACGCCCGCTGA
- a CDS encoding DUF5667 domain-containing protein — protein sequence MIANVSAHRRANAFAQALDEQPDRGTAAEQSEGFAPAVVDRPEQGRMLSLATGLGELPKPELDPEVKVVQRAQLVAAMEAMLQEGTAAGGRAADPSVPEQRSHRGRGAHRATGLGKLRPRSRLSKGLAAGGLTVGVAAGAFSGVAAASSDALPGDSLYGLKRGMEDLKLGMADGEGDRGRLYLDQASTRLSEARRLMERGRSGPLDHESLGEIRRALSGMQHDASEGHRLLHEAYERDPDSLGPIQALSAFSQSHREAWGALRDRLPVQLGDVSRQVSSVFDAIDEEVEPLRSLLPQPPSPEGTGRHRGASSDATGSSRTDRPAAPSATGGGSSDGTGSSGGNPKPSTSKTQDDGLLGGNTGGLLDPPEDETSASPSGKNTPPAEPDVTLPPLLPGLLPGLGIDSEDTD from the coding sequence GTGATCGCGAACGTATCGGCGCACCGGCGGGCGAACGCCTTCGCCCAGGCCCTGGATGAGCAGCCCGACCGGGGCACGGCGGCCGAGCAGTCCGAAGGATTCGCTCCGGCCGTCGTGGACCGGCCCGAGCAGGGCCGGATGCTGTCCCTGGCGACCGGCCTCGGCGAACTGCCCAAACCGGAGCTGGACCCCGAGGTCAAGGTCGTCCAGCGAGCCCAGCTGGTGGCCGCGATGGAGGCCATGCTCCAGGAGGGCACGGCCGCGGGAGGCCGGGCGGCGGACCCTTCGGTGCCCGAGCAGCGCTCCCACCGGGGCCGGGGCGCGCACCGGGCGACCGGTCTTGGGAAGTTGCGACCGCGTTCCCGGCTGTCGAAGGGGCTCGCCGCGGGCGGGCTCACCGTCGGTGTGGCCGCCGGAGCCTTCAGCGGTGTCGCCGCTGCCAGTTCCGACGCCCTGCCCGGTGACTCGCTCTACGGGCTCAAGCGCGGCATGGAGGACCTCAAGCTGGGCATGGCCGACGGCGAGGGCGACCGCGGCAGGCTCTACCTCGACCAGGCCTCCACCCGGCTGAGCGAGGCGCGCCGCCTGATGGAGCGCGGCCGCTCGGGGCCCCTCGACCACGAGTCCCTGGGCGAGATCCGGCGTGCGCTGTCCGGCATGCAGCACGACGCCTCCGAGGGCCACCGCCTGCTCCACGAGGCCTATGAGCGGGACCCGGACTCCCTGGGCCCCATCCAGGCCCTCTCCGCCTTCTCCCAGTCGCACCGCGAGGCCTGGGGCGCCCTGCGCGACCGGCTGCCCGTGCAGCTCGGCGACGTCAGCCGCCAGGTCAGCTCGGTCTTCGACGCCATAGACGAAGAGGTCGAGCCGCTGCGCTCGCTGCTCCCGCAGCCACCCTCCCCGGAGGGCACCGGCCGCCACCGCGGCGCGAGTTCGGACGCCACCGGCTCGTCCCGTACGGACCGGCCGGCCGCCCCCAGCGCCACCGGCGGCGGCTCGTCCGACGGCACCGGCTCCAGCGGCGGCAACCCCAAGCCGTCCACGTCCAAGACCCAGGACGACGGCCTGCTCGGCGGCAACACCGGCGGCCTCCTGGACCCGCCCGAGGACGAGACCAGCGCCTCCCCGTCCGGCAAGAACACCCCACCGGCAGAGCCGGACGTGACCCTGCCGCCCCTCCTCCCGGGCCTGCTCCCGGGACTGGGAATCGACAGCGAGGACACGGACTAG
- a CDS encoding HAD family hydrolase, which yields MAALGWLTPRRRSATARSVLAGEASAEAARKSSQELEELAHEAAPEGTEPEFPVIGDDKAAAFFDLDNTVMQGAAIFHFGRGLYKRKFFESRDLYRFAWQQAWFRLAGVEDPEHMQDARDSALSIVKGHRVSELMSIGEEIYDEYMAERIWPGTRALAQAHLDAGQKVWLVTAAPVEIATVIARRLGLTGALGTVAESVDGVYTGKLVGEPLHGPAKAEAVRALAAAEGLDLGRCAAYSDSHNDIPMLSLVGHPYAINPDAKLRKHARRLDWRLRDYRTGRKAAKVGIPAAAGVGAVAGGTAAAIALHRRRR from the coding sequence ATGGCCGCTCTCGGATGGCTCACCCCCCGTAGGCGCTCCGCCACCGCGCGGAGCGTGCTGGCAGGCGAGGCCTCGGCTGAGGCAGCGCGCAAGTCCTCCCAGGAGTTGGAGGAGCTGGCGCACGAAGCCGCGCCCGAAGGCACCGAACCGGAGTTCCCGGTCATCGGTGACGACAAGGCCGCCGCGTTCTTCGACCTCGACAACACCGTGATGCAGGGCGCCGCGATCTTCCACTTCGGCCGTGGCCTCTACAAGCGGAAGTTCTTCGAGTCCCGCGATCTCTACCGGTTCGCCTGGCAGCAGGCCTGGTTCCGGCTGGCCGGCGTCGAGGACCCCGAGCACATGCAGGACGCCCGCGACTCGGCGCTGTCGATCGTGAAGGGCCACCGCGTCTCCGAGCTGATGTCGATCGGCGAGGAGATCTACGACGAGTACATGGCCGAGCGCATCTGGCCCGGCACCCGCGCACTCGCCCAGGCCCACCTGGACGCGGGCCAGAAGGTGTGGCTGGTCACGGCGGCGCCCGTCGAGATCGCCACGGTGATCGCCCGCCGCCTGGGCCTGACCGGCGCGCTCGGCACGGTCGCCGAGTCGGTCGACGGCGTCTACACCGGCAAGCTCGTCGGCGAACCGCTGCACGGCCCCGCGAAGGCGGAGGCGGTACGCGCCCTGGCCGCGGCGGAGGGCCTGGACCTCGGCCGCTGCGCCGCGTACAGCGACTCCCACAACGACATCCCGATGCTCTCGCTGGTCGGGCACCCGTACGCGATCAACCCGGACGCCAAGCTCCGCAAGCACGCCCGCAGGCTCGACTGGCGGCTGCGCGACTACCGCACGGGCCGCAAGGCGGCGAAGGTCGGCATTCCCGCGGCGGCAGGCGTCGGCGCGGTCGCCGGCGGCACGGCGGCCGCGATCGCCCTGCACCGCCGCCGTCGCTGA
- a CDS encoding glutaredoxin family protein produces MDGMSPIFRRGERRAEKSVTPERLVTLIGKPDCHLCEDAQEVVEKVCADLGVRWEKKDITQDEDLHREYWEQIPVVLVDGAQHTFWRVDEGRLRRALKA; encoded by the coding sequence ATGGACGGTATGAGTCCCATCTTTCGGCGTGGTGAGCGTCGTGCGGAGAAGAGTGTGACGCCGGAGCGGCTGGTCACCTTGATCGGGAAGCCCGACTGTCATTTGTGCGAAGACGCACAGGAAGTCGTGGAGAAGGTCTGTGCTGATCTCGGTGTCCGCTGGGAGAAGAAGGACATCACCCAGGACGAGGATCTGCACCGCGAGTACTGGGAGCAGATCCCGGTGGTGCTGGTGGACGGGGCCCAGCACACGTTCTGGCGGGTGGACGAGGGGCGGCTGCGCAGGGCGCTCAAGGCGTAG